In the Malus domestica chromosome 16, GDT2T_hap1 genome, one interval contains:
- the LOC103425424 gene encoding uncharacterized protein: MAAHQKLAVILENPQNDAEFLLVKQTRPPKFDDEEYDSFVDSDLWDLPASQLNLLEGQSKPSIAVAGAESMSGKIDLEKFDFDSALNQVLEQVGFKPADGGDWRLSKYVEEGQFGPGPPINSVFIRGKLVAPEQNLQESCRWMSVPSCLSWLVEVKPSSDRVGPLIVAGLLNESEQLREMNIPSTLPFQEYPPGVVLVPMGSRTAKPFYTTNLVVFAPKNASNESGKNDFIACGDALIVDPGCRSEFHEELAQIVTSLPRKLVVFVTHHHQDHVDGLSVIQRCNPDATLLAHENTVRRIGKDDWSLGFTAISGTEEICIGGQRLIAVFSPGHTDGHMALLHASTHTLIVGDHCVGQGSAVLDVTAGGNMTDYFQSTYKFMELSPHALVPMHGRVNLWPKHLLCGYLKNRRARESSVLKAIENGAETLFDIVATVYSEVDRRFWIPAASNVRLHVDHLAQQDKLPKEFSIQRFQKTCRLHFFSRWIGAYLSSVVRLNCSKPRKSQVLVAGAVASFAVVLYMFKNRLSPR; the protein is encoded by the exons ATGGCAGCGCACCAAAAGCTCGCTGTGATTCTCGAGAATCCTCAAAACGACGCCGAATTCCTCCTCGTGAAACAGACGCGACCGCCGAAGTTCGACGACGAAGAGTACGACTCGTTCGTCGATTCCGATCTCTGGGACTTGCCCGCCTCCCAATTGAACCTTCTAGAAGGACAATCGAAGCCCTCGATTGCAGTGGCAGGCGCAGAATCGATGTCGGGGAAGATCGATTTGGAAAAATTCGATTTCGATTCTGCTCTCAACCAG GTTCTGGAACAAGTAGGGTTTAAGCCAGCTGACGGTGGAGATTGGAGGTTGTCCAAGTACGTGGAGGAAGGTCAGTTTGGACCCGGTCCGCCCATTAACTCGGTGTTCATTAGGGGAAAATTAGTAGCACCGGAGCAAAATTTACAAG AATCGTGTAGATGGATGTCTGTCCCGAGTTGTCTAAGCTGGCTTGTTGAAGTGAAACCAAGCAGTGATCGTGTGGGGCCGTTGATAGTTGCAGGTCTTCTAAATGAATCTGAGCAATTGAGAGAGATGAACATTCCATCCACCTTACCTTTCCAG GAGTACCCTCCTGGTGTTGTGCTTGTACCTATGGGAAGCAGGACAGCAAAACCTTTTTATACAACAAACCTGGTTGTTTTTGCACCCAAAAATGCTTCAAATGAATCTGGGAAGAATGATTTTATTGCTTGTGGAGATGCATTGATAGTGGATCCTGGGTGCCGGTCTGAATTCCATGAAGAG CTCGCACAAATTGTGACTTCATTGCCAAGAAAGTTAGTTGTCTTTGTTACGCATCACCATCAGGATCATGTGGATG GTCTTTCAGTTATTCAGCGTTGCAATCCTGATGCTACTTTATTAGCACATGAAAATACTGTGCGACGCATTGGAAAAG ATGACTGGTCTCTTGGCTTCACTGCAATTTCTGGAACTGAAGAGATTTGCATTGGTGGTCAGCGATTGATTGCCGTCTTTTCTCCA GGGCATACAGATGGGCATATGGCACTGCTTCATGCCAGTACTCACACATTGATTGTCGGTGATCATTGCGTGGG TCAAGGTAGTGCTGTACTGGATGTTACTGCCGGGGGAAATATGACT GATTACTTTCAATCAACTTACAAATTCATGGAGCTTTCCCCACATGCCTTGGTCCCCATGCATGGGAGAGTTAACCTATGGCCAAAGCACTTGCTTTGTGGATATCTCAA GAACCGCAGAGCTAGAGAAAGTTCTGTCTTGAAAGCGATAGAAAATGGAGCAGAAACTTTGTTCGACATAGTTGCCACCGTATATTCGGAGGTTGATCGTAGATTTTGGATTCCTGCTGCATCTAATGTGAGGCTTCATGTGGATCATCTTGCCCAGCAAGATAAGTTACCAAAG GAATTCTCGATTCAGAGGTTTCAAAAAACTTGTAGGCTGCACTTCTTCTCTCGATGGATTGGGGCATATTTAAGTAGTGTTGTCAGGTTAAATTGTTCGAAGCCAAGGAAATCTCAGGTTCTTGTTGCCGGGGCGGTGGCTAGCTTTGCTGTTGTGTTGTACATGTTTAAAAACAGGCTTAGTCCCAGATAA
- the LOC103425546 gene encoding glycosyltransferase BC10-like, protein MLRIRPKKQRAMKQGKLTVVVKELTTGHFHVKITIILSVSMLFFIFFFGIFVNDHTKKFLSSDQIVPQLNTFTPLSPRPSYTHHCQCNFSLSSRLLPISISSPGGSTLKDYLAPKDLWHSMSDEELFWRASMVPQVMEHPYNRTQKVAFMFLTKGRLPLAPLWEIFFRGHEGLFSVYLHSRPDFKIEPPESSVFYKRRIPSKIVEWGKATMVDAERRLLANALLDFSNERFVLLSESCIPLFNFTTIYKYLTNSNQTFVGSFDDPRHIGRGRYNPQMFPTVTLSDWRKGSQWFEVHRKLAVEVVSDVTYYPKLKDLCLPPCYTDEHYMATLVTKVGAGMNSNRSITWVDWSRGGSHPATFVRKDVTEKFLNRLRDGFNCTYNGGVGSICHLFARKFHPSTLEPLLRIAPRLFGFNN, encoded by the exons ATGCTCAGAATCAGACCCAAAAAACAGAGAGCCATGAAGCAAGGGAAGCTCACTGTAGTTGTCAAAGAGCTTACCACAGGCCATTTTCATGTCAAAATCACTATCATCCTCTCTGTGTCcatgcttttcttcattttctttttcggaATCTTCGTTAACGATCACACGAAGAAATTCCTGAGCTCAGATCAGATCGTCCCTCAGCTCAACACATTCACCCCCCTCTCACCTCGGCCTTCCTACACACATCATTGCCAGTGCaacttttctttgtcttctcgCTTACTGCCCATTAGTATTTCAAGTCCAGGAGGGTCGACGTTGAAAGATTACTTAGCGCCCAAGGATCTATGGCATTCCATGAGTGACGAGGAGCTCTTCTGGCGAGCTTCGATGGTGCCACAAGTCATGGAGCACCCGTATAACCGAACACAAAAGGTGGCGTTTATGTTCCTAACAAAGGGACGATTGCCATTGGCGCCACTTTGGGAAATATTTTTCAGAGGACATGAAGGCTTATTCTCTGTTTATCTCCATTCAAGACCAGACTTTAAGATCGAGCCACCGGAGTCCTCGGTGTTTTACAAGCGCAGGATACCAAGCAAG ATAGTTGAGTGGGGAAAGGCAACAATGGTTGATGCAGAGAGGCGCCTATTAGCCAATGCCTTACTCGATTTCTCAAACGAGAGATTCGTTTTGCTCTCTGAATCATGCATACCCCTCTTCAACTTCACTACAATCTACAAGTACCTCACCAACTCCAACCAAACTTTTGTTGGCTCATTCGACGATCCAAGACACATTGGTCGCGGGCGTTACAACCCGCAAATGTTTCCAACCGTGACGTTGTCAGACTGGCGGAAGGGCTCGCAATGGTTTGAAGTTCACCGGAAGCTTGCGGTGGAGGTAGTTTCCGACGTGACATACTACCCTAAATTGAAGGACCTTTGCCTGCCTCCTTGCTACACGGATGAGCACTACATGGCAACTCTTGTGACTAAAGTTGGCGCTGGCATGAATTCTAATAGGAGCATTACTTGGGTTGATTGGTCAAGAGGTGGCTCGCACCCTGCAACTTTTGTGAGGAAAGACGTGACAGAAAAGTTTCTCAATCGGTTAAGAGATGGATTTAATTGTACTTACAATGGTGGCGTGGGTTCCATTTGCCACCTCTTTGCAAGAAAGTTTCATCCAAGCACATTGGAGCCATTGCTAAGAATCGCTCCACGTCTATTTGGATTTAACAACTAA